The genomic stretch TAAAGTGACCGTAAATAAACATGCCGCGGGCCTTTCCATTCAGTGGTTGCTCACGTGACTACTTTCATTCACCTAAAAAGTAGCCACCTGCCTCTACTATTTCGTTGAAGCCAGAAATGTGTCAAGAGCTTGTCGACCTTtatcaaaagaaattttgaatgaaACAGCTCCTTTCATGGCTTGAAGTCTTTTCGTGTAGTTAATcagaagtgaaaattaaaattttgatattcAATTTTTTCCCGCATTTAGCGATTTCTGCTCGACCGGAATTACCCAATTCATAGAAAAACTCCCTAATGTCTTTTATACAAGTAATGTATGGTGGCTCATTATAACTGATAAATGCAAAATGAGTCTGAATTCGTTATGTGTCAAAAGAATAGCGCTCTAAAAAACAACAGCGCTATCTAGAAAATGTTCTTACTTTAAGGACTAATATTTAAAGTAGCAAATAATACAGAGACTACAAGTTAAACTGAGTCCTCAACTGTCTTAATTGAAGGGTAATGTTTTCGACTTCTGGTAATCCATTTTTTGGCTAATTTTCCGCACAAAACGCAATGTTTTCACCCCCAAACCGCAATTCATACAATAATATtcacaatacaaaaaaatagctcatatagttgaataaatcttttttattgctATTCTCGTTGGCACAAGATATCAATTGATTGATTCATTCCTTGTCGTATAAATCGATGACTGTAAGGAGCGGAATAGCAATTTCTTCCCGTGGTATCAGAGGACGtagtaatatttttttaaaagcctaGTATTTGGCTTTTCAATGATTTGGAACCATATTTAacgaaaatcatttttttatccatatattaagaaagtttgtttttagtTGTAAAACCAACCGTTACTTCGCGCATCGCTCTGCAGTACTTGTCTTGCTGCTGGTCGTGCCTAACTTGAACTTCttataattgtaattttttttctctgtggAAGCAACGAGAACTAGTCAACCAGCAGATGGATCTCCAACATGGAATAAGATACATAGTacgtttcaataataataataataataataaaaacattcGCCCCGTTTTAAACAACATATAGTTAATAATATTTCGTATTTGACTATTTTGCTAGTGATACTCTTCGTGAATTGCCATCCTGTGCTTGTCATTTTGCATTGTCGCCCGTATTTCCCACGCAAATACACCAGTAGTATACGCCCGTGTCATGTCGAATCAGTATTTGCCTCAGTCATTCACGTTCAACTGGATTATCGGCCTGAAATAAACCTTATCAAAAATTGAAGGATCGCTTTTGGGAACCGGAACGGTGACATTTCTTGAGAGTTGCATCTTTTCGAAATTCAGCCTTGGCCGACGTCTCTTCTTGTTACTGGAGTACTCATGTTCGTCCAAATTGCGCTTGCGAGTAGAGAATCCTGGGTTTTGAATTTTGCCATGGACTAACTTTTGCGACGCGCTCGTAACTTGGTGTGATAAATTGTCAGAATTGGTTGGAGTATTTATCAAAAATCCACTTATTTCATCGTCAGACGCCTCTGCCGAGTCTGTAACGCGGTCCGAAGATTCTCCATGCCTGTTTGATTGATTTGCATATTTATTAACTGATAAAGTTAGGTGCCCTGGCGATGTATAAAGACTGGTTGAATGAATGTCGACTCCTGCCTTGCACGCATATTCGATGTTTTCGTCGTTTTCTTTCGCTCGTTTCAATCCCAGCAAACGAGTCTGGTTTGCAGTCAAAGGTGTTGGCTCCTTTCTCTTCGTAACAAGGGCGCTGGGTAAGCTTCGGCTTCGTTTTGGATTACTATGCACTCTTCCGGCAAAGTCTAAATCGAAAGGTTCCGACCAGGAGTAGTAAAAACCTTGCTTTACATTGCGGTTTTCGTCAAGACCATGTCGACTGAGTTGAAAAGCCAGTGTATCAATACAGGGTAGACTTGTGGTGAGGGCCATATTTGAAAGGCCTCCCTAGCCTCTCTTAGCTGAGTTAGCTGTCACGCTTGGCACTGAGCGCAGAGTGCCAGCCCAGTGACTAGTCCGACCGATACTACACACTTGCCATCGGGCCACCTGAAAACATAAAAGTTCAACCATTAATGACGccatgtgattggctaaaacgaATCAATTGCACCCGTGGAGCCATTATCTTTGATAACAAAGCAGCAGGTCGACTTGGAAGCGATCATCATTCGAGAAATTCTACATGGGAAATAAGTTACTATTcagatttttttcccttaaacCTTCAGGCTTTTAATACAACTTTCGGTTTCTAGGTAAGAATGCTATATTTTGTGTCTGacatatcttttctttttccttcgcGTGGTTTTTAAAGATTGCGTGTCATCTAAATATTAAGTGCCTGATAAAAACCTTACGCGACCGATCGAATAAATGTGTTCGAAAGAAACTAAAACAACGAGGGTTAtcaaagtaaattaaaattgTAGTGTGATAGTTTGAATATTGTATACAGTGATAACCACAAATGGTTTGGATTAGAAATACTTATGGAAAGGGCTCGGGAGTGGGGTAGATATAATACCAATGTCAGAATAAACTAAAGTATGgcatttatttatatatttccaAAAACAGTTCATTTATTGGAAGATGAATATGTAGATGGTGAGAAATACTACAGAGAAACGGTAAATAAGGGAGTGTATACAGGGGCTGACCTAATTAAAGCAGGTATAATTCCATAGCTTTTCAACCCCAAAAGCTTGACTTCTGCAAAGAATTAAATCACAAGGGCTTTTCTCAGAGGTCACTCCAAAGAACAAAGTTTGCTTTTATATTTCCGTGAACACATTTAGAATTGCTTTCCTTTGGTAGACAGGATACCGGCGCTTTGTCTTGCATTTCGTAAACAATCACCCTAATATTTAGGGGCTTATTGTGAAACTGCGCAGTGAGAACTCATATCAAGATGGCAGTTATGCTAATTCTCGCCAGTGAACTTAACACGTGCATAGTGCACAACGTTGCATTTAAATAAGAGTAAGTAACCAAAGGTGTTGTCTGTCAGAATCTAATCGTTACATCCTCAActagaatttttaaaagttctttgaAGGTACGTCTAGTTTTTACAGTTTTCGTTCAGATAAGAAACTTTAAACTTAATGATTAAAGGAGTCTTGATAAGCAGGCGCACATGTTTCCATATGGCATCTCGAGCAGTATtccttgtttgtcttttttagtTGTAAGACGAGAAGTGAAGTGATATGCTGTTCTTTTGAGTGCTCTTAGAAGTAATCAGAGTGTAACATGTATGTAAATAGCTACATTTTCTGACGGTTTCGCCATTAACCACACGCTGCATTTCTGTCAGCTGTTGTTTTTGTACTGAATATTTACATCAACCGTGCCCGATATGGAAACATTACAAACCCGCTAGCTAATAAGAATTATAATGACTGTTCTCTTAACTATGAGTAATGCTACATAGTGAGTACAGCTTTCCCACGAACGCATAAATCGCtaaaatgttcccagataaCTTGCGCTCTGGcacgaaaatgacaaataaattaataataaaataatgttcgTTTAAAAGACTAGCTTTGAAACTGCCATTTTTCCGCTTTAATGCATGACTTTTCAAACGTTACCGTCATATGTGTTTCAATTGTCTCATGCTCATTGATTTTAAGATAAAATGCACGTGGTGGAAAGACAAAAACATAAGATTACCTGGTTTTTGAgttgcattttttaaaacgaGTTTATTTGGACATAATGACGTTAGTTAGAAAACCGAAAGAAGTTTGTACTCAATAGTATTCCAAACGGTGGTGCACGGGGACGTCTTCTGTTGACGGTGGTTTATAGGGACAGCTTGGAGGTCACCTGTTCCAGTATAATAGAAACTTGCATTGATAATTGAGCTTATTATTCACCAAAAACTGTGGGAGGCTTAAATAATCGAGAAGCAAAGATGAATTACGTTCGTTGCTTCTTGCAGCTAAATACTTCATTAGCGCAGTCTTAACTTGTTTCTTTATCTGCTGTAATAAAActggatttaaaaaaatgtcaaacaaaCAGCGTACCATCTTGCACTGGAGGTCTTCATTTAAGTGCGCTTATTTTAAACATTTAGCACACGGCGTTTTTAAAGAAGTACAGTCGTTATAACGAACcactatataacgaagtcctcagGGTAacgaacaattttctttacGCTAGCAAAAGCAAAATACATGGAAAAGAACCCcaatataacgaaacctcgttatagcgaacaaattttgccagtacccttggcccttcgttatatcgaggttccactgcaaATAAGCAGCTTTGGGAGTGTCCCTTTTTCAGATTCAAAACCCAGTGAAGAGATCAACTAAAAATGGGAGTCGTGTAATCAATAAAAAGATCTTCAAAAATGAAGATAATCCGTAAAATCAATAAAGTCCATTTTGCATTTTAAATCTTTTGTAGAATAAAGATTAGTACCTCGCCATTGTCAAGGTGTTATCTATAATGGCAGTAACATTTTATGGGAGGATAAATTAAAGTTTACCTCGAAGATAATAATTTCCAGACTGGATAAACGAGATATTTTTACGTGTTTGCGTGCCTTCGGCGTGtgatgtttttgaaaacaaactgcGAACGTAAGTCCTCAATGTCGCTCTGAAACGTTAATTCCGTTTTAACATACAGCATGCAATAATTCTTTTTGGAAACCACAACAATTACTCTACACTTATTATTAAGGAATCACGAGCTATTTGTTTTGAGATGCAAAATAGATCGAATTAATTTCACCGAGCCATTCttagaacaatttttttgtcttagTGAAAAGAGGCAGCTGCTATTTCGTACCGCTAGAAATCTCAGGTATAGTCTTGAGTTCAACTGACGACTTCAAGGATAGAAATTTATGGTGTGTTCTGTGACGAGTCATTGGGTCACTGATTCACACAACCGCAAAAGTCGCGGgcaagtaaaaataaataaaaagtaattgCAATTTCTTATCCACTACGGTAAGCGACTAAAAGATTACATATTAAACAAAAGAGGCTTTTGGATATATAATATCAATTTGTTCGTAGATTTAACCAAACTGATTGCTCAAATTGCAAACTAAAGGAGGTAACGTGCTCTCAATTACAGGCTGCTCATTGGCAAATGACTTTCTgtccctttttttaatttttaaaagtcaGACATGAATAATATTCTATGTCAAGACAAAGTTCTTGTAGGAATTGCTAACTGATTAATCTCTATTCAAACCTAGCCACAGCGCCTTATTTTCCATTTCCCCTCGAAGCTTATGAATCCTTACTCTTAAAATGGCTCCGTCAATTTCACATCACTAATTTTAGAATTGAAAATCAGCCCATGGCATAAGATGGATCATAAATATCCGTTGATGCAACACTTACCGTCTTACGCCGAATAAGCGTTCGCCGCGACAGACCAACGACTCGACTCGGCGATGATCAAAGCGTAAAGGCTTCCAACAACTCTTTCATGACTGAACTTTTACTCGAATTTCATGTTGTACTCTGCAGCATTATTTAGAGGTTCATTATGCCTGGCTTGTGTGTGAATGAAACTGACTGGTCGCTTTTCCGGACACACATAATTGTCACCAAGACGACGTCAAAAAATGcgtttttaaatgtaaatttgACAGCACGATATTGCGCAGCACGTGCGTTCGGGTCAAAGTTGTGCATGGAGTAAATGGTTGCACTTTGCCACTCTTAACGTCAGAGGAGATTGTTAAGTGAATATTCCCCTGTGGGGTTCTGCCTgtttaattttgtaaacatATAGCGCTTCTATTGACTTCACAAAATACGAAACCTGGTGTGCCAGGTGGGTACATTCGACATCTTTGCAGCCTAGCTGTTAAAAAGGAAGCTTCTTTCATGAAATAAAGGGTGTATAAGATCTACATGGAAATGCCCGATTTTCCATTGCCGCTTGTCATAGCTGTTCATcattaacaaataaaataagataGTCCTTGGTAATGGTGGAGTCATACGCAGATGTTAAGTAACGTGGCACTAGCAAATCCAATATTTGAATGTGGAAATGAATGAAGATAGAAATGGCCTGACACAATCACAGGGTCGTTCTTCCACGGAAGGGACAACTTCGATTTCCAGACACCAATTCGTGAAATGAACAAAAGATGAACAAATGGATGAATAGACACCATACTTGCTAATTCTCAAAGAATTTAACGACAAAAGTACAATAAAAGAATTATGTTAATTGAGATCCGATCACGGTAGTGATTTCTTTTGTCCTCTTTGCATGGATTTTTGACGAAATATTGCAAGGGTTTTCATGAGCAGAACGACGTTTAAGAAAGACGACGAACAATTAGTCATCTACATGACTGGGGTGTGAATGCTAAGAATATTCTGCTCCAGTTATTGATTCCCCAAGGTTCAAACGTGATTAAGTTGCAGGTATTTCCAAATTTACGTGGCAAATGTTGtttaaaacaaaccaactaaGTATCCTGAAGAGAAGAAAGATCCTTGAAAACATGAAGGAAACCACAAAGTAACCCATGATAAAAAGCATTTTTGATCAGAAATTATTGTGGTTTCCTTCATGTTTTCAAGGAATTTTAACGATTTTTCAGTCAATATTTCGTCCTCGGCAAGAAAAATTTCGATATAAGGACTCTCGCTAACATGGGCCCCTGCGCTAACACAGACTTAGGCTATGTTCAAAGTATAACGGATAGCTTTCAGTGGGGGCACGAAAAGCTACCCGGTAAGTGTGAACACCAAACCTTACAGACACGTTGTTTTTAGACCCTGAAGGCAAAATGTAAGTTATCTGACTCTCTTTATGACGGAGCCGAGACCAAATGGCATTTTCCAAcacaatctcgttcccaggttctctctcctatcCGTAGGGAAGGGGAGGAgcgaaccctgggaacgaggttgtctcCAAAATTCAGAcctaaaattattaaaaattacaaatatttcGCGCCCGTTTTTTTGGTTCTCTTGGCTGGATTTTTAACTCCTGCTGCTCATCACCAGTCGTATACAGTATTCAAATACATGTTAACCCTCGAACGGACATTTTCTCAAAAGGCTATTTTCTGTACCCCGCTACTACGGATTTCGATTAACATGACTTtgtaaaagttgttttggcTGGGTCATTGGTCAGGAGGTAAGACTCTTACAGTATAAGTGTGCTTTCCATTCACGTttagaactggccggccggccGAGCCGGTCGTGATGAGAATTTATCATTCAATCAGAACTTAATTATTCAGTTCCTAAGTAATATGCTTGGGTTTGAGGCTGTGTTTAGCGAAaaccgtttaaaaaaaaaacaaacttatttCACATTTAGAACTGACCGACTCAGCCGGTCTGAGTGTTCTCACGTTCAGAAAGCGCCCTAAGAACACGACTAAAGGTCCCTAAAAGTGTCCAAAAAAatgggagttgactgtattttttactgtattttgacTGAAGAAGAGATCTTTTTGTCATGTACACTTACTGACAACAAAAGAACGGCGACATAATAAAAAtactaacaataatattgtGACTCATAATTACAATAGTACTTTCCTAGGGCAAAAGCGGGGCTCAAGTCCAATACTAAAACCGGATCAACCTTGTGCCTAATTTAAAAGACGAATTATTTACAATGATACATAGTTTGAGATGGTATTGAATTTTCTCTACCGATTTGCGCGTCTTAAGGTTGTCAACGAGCAGAAAGTGCTcagaattaaattatttgttaatCCACCCACGTAACATTTTTTCCCTCCTGTTATGACAAAAAATTAACAGATCAATTGAATTGACGCCTGCGTACAAATTCAAGTTCACctttcaaaataaaacatcGTTTCAGTATAAGCTTTCCGGTCATTCAGCCTGTTTATATTTTGGATAGCTCAATACAAGGAAATATTTTGTAGATTTACATGCGGAAGTTTTTGGCGTATTTTGCTGGCCAATCTAGCTGTTTGATTTGAACAATTTCGCTCTAGCATTgtagaaacttgaaaaattaaaaaaattaaaaaataaaaataaaaataaaaaaacactcgTATGCTTGCGTCCCTTTCACTCATCTGAATCGCGACTTCATGTTGCGAGTTGTGGTTTCAACTGGTCAGTCAAACTCAGGCTACCCAGCTCTTGGCAAAAAGACAACAGCTAATAGTAATTCATAAGCTAAAAAAAGTAGTCAATGGTCTTACgccctgttttaaaaaaagggttATTCTTCTTACCTATATTCTAAAGACCCCAGAAACGATTTTGCTCCGTGCCTGCTGTGTATCATGTTCGCTCCCAGCCTGTACACAAAGAGAGCGTGCATTTCTCACATTTATATGTACTAGCACCATGACTCGTGCTTCATTAACGATGGCATACATTAACATTGACCGAGAAACGTGAACAAGGTAAACAATGAATTTTAAACAACATAAAAGCCACGCTGCCCtttaaaatgtgattttttatACTGTCGACAATCGAATTAAAACATTGATGGAAACACACATAAACTATATAAGATCTTTTTCTGTGGTTTATGTTTCCTCGCTATAAAATCTGGTTTGTAAGTAAATTTTATGATTAAAATCATGGAAAAATCAACACGCAAAGACGCGAAACGCCTCCGCCATTCCCGGTTCTATCTAACTCATTCAGTCATAAAACATTACTGAGTAATTATATATGCACAAGAGGAAAATATCAggcaataataacaaaaatttagaaaaagtaAATACCACTTACTATCGCgccaaactgaaaaaaaagatatatattcAAGGTTTTTGTATAAAATGTAAATCTAATAGTACAGAACGTGATCTGGAATAAAGCTGGGTTTACTATCTTATATGTCTTTGACATGTAAATATGCCGTAAAATCATGGCAGTGACGGTTAgtgttcaaaaatatttaatcctaaattaaaattatcatactttaaaaaaaaaatgtcgatGAATGAacattatatttttcaaaagcacCCTACGTTAACTGTAGGGGACATTTTAGCCTTAATATACAACTCTTCCGAAAGTGCAATTTATAGTAAACTTAAAGGAAGTGAGTCACGTTCTATATTCCTGAGTAGCACGTCAcatttcccgccaaaagccTTGTCaaattgaaatcaaattttatcTGACACCTCTATAGAGACGAAGACAATGGTATTTGTATAACAAGCAAacgttgaaaattaaaatatatactgTGCAGATTTTTTCATACTGAAACGAAAGGGACAAAAGCAAAATTGAATATCGAAAGAATGAAAGGCCTACTACTGAAACTAAGTATTCATTTTCCAATAGACCGGATCTTTATTCTAAACTACAACCGGTACACATTTCGGGAGGATATAACTTGACTCGGGTACTTTCCGTGATCCACGATTTTGAGCGAAAAGTAGCGACTACTTTAAGCTTACCTTTAAATGAGTGAAAGTGTCGTAGACTCCAAATCTAGAAAATCATTATTCAACTGCATGCAGTTCACACCTAAAACAAGCACAAATTGATTCCATGGTATTTGCACTTCGGAACTCCAGTTAGACAGGTTTCCCGTTGTGCACATGGCGGAAAGTACttattcaaagaaaattaagaatgCGAGACAAATTGTAATCTTAAAAGAGTTTACAGCCTCCTTTGTTGACAAATAGCTTTTTGCCACTTTTTGACTTCCTCGAAAGAGTTTCAGTTCTTTTATTACCATTGCAACTTATTTTGTTTAGCTCTCTATACTTCAGGTTTTAGCTGAAGTTATTATCTCTAGAATTCGTTGTCAGTATTTCATAATGTCTTCCTTGCAAATTTTGTTAAGACTGCAAGCTGTCGAAAGGAGCGACAGAAAACACTCGAGTCGGCAAACCCGTTTGACAAGTTTGCCTTCTATTTGTCAGCAACAAAGACACATAAAGCGCGGGAAACCTACACTCGCTACCAAGAGTCAAATTTATAGTTCGATATATTAAAGTTTTAAACGGGAATTcatatttcttttctcttttcaaagCTAAGCCTGTCACAGCGCGACTCATTAAAGTATCCAACGATAATAACACATTCACATACTAACTGTTGTTAGTAGAAACCAGCCAGCATGCTATCACGAATTTTTCAACCGGACTGGCTAATGTGTTCACTATCTATTGCTTGATAGACAGTGGGTAGAGAGCCTTCGTTTTGAACGAAAACAAAGCATTGACAAGTTCTTCAACAACTCTTTGTTGCGCGATGTTTCGGAAGGAGAAGCAGATTAGCTAATAACCGTCCAGACATAAGGGAACTAAAAAGCATCTTTTTTTGTCCAGTTGGTAGAAACTAaaactgaataataataataataataataatataaataataataataataataataataataataataataataaaaataattgtaagTGTAATGTTTTGTTAATAACAATGATACTCGCTATCTGTGGCAGTTTTTCCTGATGTGCATTCTTGTTTTGTAACAGTTTTGGAGTATTTATCAGTGTGTAAATACAGGTTATTTCTGAAGAGAACCTGGGGAACTTGTTTCAGAAGATTTTCAATAGACAACAACACATACTAAAAATCGACAGACATTGACAAATATTAAAAGCGGTAGTAGTTCTAACTTTGTTTTAGACTTTCAGCTGTCTTCCTAAAATTGCAATGGTAACCCATTGTGCTTATGACAGCgaattaattataaaataatactGCATGATATAAAATGGGTCCTTGAGGGTATTAAGATAAAGTGAAATAGCAATGGTACTATGAATTACACAAATGATCCTTTGTGTATTCCTTTCTAGAACGTTTGATCCATTTGCCCAACACGTTCTTTAGAAGATGCCCTGGCCTGCACAATGGCTCTCTCTTGAGGGTACTTTTTTCTGCCAGTGAATGGAGGGAGACGTTATGAAAGGAGAAACAGCAAATTGGAATTTGACCTTGTGTTAATGGTAGCCAGTGTGTCAGTCATAAGAGTCTCGGCAAAAGTCTTTGGAAAAATGAGCTTCAACAgctgatttattattattattattattattattattattattattattattattattattattattattattatttattatcagtAGTTGTTAGCCAAGATGAACGAAGCAGTGGTACTGTGCATGGAAAGAACATTGCATAGAACTTTTCACTGCGCTACAAAAACAACAGTGGATCTGTTTTCAACTAACGACATTCTAATATAATATAATGTACTTCGAGGTGAAATATATATATGAATTAAGATTCTTAGCACTTATAAAGTATAACATTATAAAAAACGTCACAAAAATAAAAGTCTCCTACCTAGGAGGCCGATCAAATGGTAACAGACAGCAAACTACCCCAAGGTTCGTGTTGCGTGCTTCTGCCGTGTAGCTTTAAACAGTTTTGGGTATTTATTGTATTTCAGCTCAAATTTATGCACTTTGACAATCAATGAAACATAATTTTGACATGGTACTTTGCGATCTCTATTGCAAATACTGGTTACATTTAACCCTAAGAGACTCTTGGCTTACAAACTGACAAACCAAGATTCAAACTCGGTTAAAGTTGAGAGTGTTGTATGCTCCCCGTTGCAATGTTCTTGAAATAAATACGAAAAAGACCGTGGCCCTTACTCATAAAATCCATTAATTTATGTTCTGCTCTTCAGgggggcaaaaaagaaaaaaatatattcaaattaCATTGTTGGGGAAAATTGCCCTTGGTCAAGATAAATTAGCATCTCTGTCTTTCCTATAGCCATTCATCACGAATCTGTCGATCAAAGCTTTTATGACTGAAATGTGCATTGctttagttattattttttcttctatttatttttgctttctttgtacCTCGGAAAGTAGAAAAATTACTATACTCTGAAAGAAGTCACTATATCAGCCACCGCACCTTCACACAGCTTCATCATTCTGTTTCTGGAGAAACGTTCTCCACATGTAAAACAAGAAAGGGGTAAAAGAGGACGGAACATTATCGCATTTCCCATCATACCAAATAGGGCTTTTCTTTTAAGCGATTAATATCATATAGGGAGGATTTTGCATAGTTGAAACAATATGTCATTTCCCGCCTCGGTTACATGTTTCTATGCTCAAAATTTCAACCATATTCCCAgtcgaaatatttttcaataatattCAAATATTGCGTGAGTTGAACCCAAAAATAGACATTATAATGGTGAAAATAACCTTCGGTTGCTTTTACCTGTGTTTTACTTTTCtctcaaattttaatttatcaaCGACAAACACAAAAAGTCATTAAGTTTAGCCTAAAGCCattaaagaaatttttctttcttcgaGGGGGGCTGAAACAGTGGCCCATGAGTATCGACATCGTGTGGCGAAGACACACCAATTCCACGAACGACACGCATGGTGATGCGGTAAAACTTTATCAGAATTTATAAATAAGTTTTTGTGAGTTTCCAAAGGAaactgataaaatttaaaaacgtcGCAAAAGAGTCATGGAGTCATAGAGTAGTGGATT from Porites lutea chromosome 1, jaPorLute2.1, whole genome shotgun sequence encodes the following:
- the LOC140951189 gene encoding uncharacterized protein, which encodes MALTTSLPCIDTLAFQLSRHGLDENRNVKQGFYYSWSEPFDLDFAGRVHSNPKRSRSLPSALVTKRKEPTPLTANQTRLLGLKRAKENDENIEYACKAGVDIHSTSLYTSPGHLTLSVNKYANQSNRHGESSDRVTDSAEASDDEISGFLINTPTNSDNLSHQVTSASQKLVHGKIQNPGFSTRKRNLDEHEYSSNKKRRRPRLNFEKMQLSRNVTVPVPKSDPSIFDKVYFRPIIQLNVND